One window from the genome of Cricetulus griseus strain 17A/GY chromosome 2, alternate assembly CriGri-PICRH-1.0, whole genome shotgun sequence encodes:
- the Cdc26 gene encoding anaphase-promoting complex subunit CDC26 isoform X2, which yields MLRRKPTRLELKLDDIEEFESIRKDLETRKKQKEDVEGVGTSDGEGAAGLSSDPKSREQMINDRIGYKPQPKPNNRTSQFGNFEF from the exons ATGCTGAGACGAAAACCAACTCGCCTGGAGCTCAAGCTCGATGACATTGAAGAGTTTGAGAGCATTCGAAAGGACTTGGAG ACCCgtaagaagcagaaggaagatgTGGAAGGTGTAGGAACCAGTGATGGAGAAGGGGCCGCAGGGCTCAGCAGCGACCCCAAGAGCCGGGAACAAATGATTAACGATCGAATTGGTTATAAACCCCAACCTAAGCCCAACAACCGCACATCTCAGTTTGGAAACTTTGAGTTTTAG
- the Cdc26 gene encoding anaphase-promoting complex subunit CDC26 isoform X1: MIYPFRTSLDRVDTPVNCLHPKFFLSPFLIDHSSLGLTPTVDFNMLRRKPTRLELKLDDIEEFESIRKDLETRKKQKEDVEGVGTSDGEGAAGLSSDPKSREQMINDRIGYKPQPKPNNRTSQFGNFEF; encoded by the exons ATGATTTACCCATTTAGGACCTCATTAGATCGTGTGGACACTCCTGTGAATTG CTTGCACCCGAAGTTTTTCCTCTCACCGTTTTTGATAGACCATAGCTCCCTGGGTCTGACTCCTACTGTGGATTTCAATATGCTGAGACGAAAACCAACTCGCCTGGAGCTCAAGCTCGATGACATTGAAGAGTTTGAGAGCATTCGAAAGGACTTGGAG ACCCgtaagaagcagaaggaagatgTGGAAGGTGTAGGAACCAGTGATGGAGAAGGGGCCGCAGGGCTCAGCAGCGACCCCAAGAGCCGGGAACAAATGATTAACGATCGAATTGGTTATAAACCCCAACCTAAGCCCAACAACCGCACATCTCAGTTTGGAAACTTTGAGTTTTAG
- the Prpf4 gene encoding U4/U6 small nuclear ribonucleoprotein Prp4 isoform X1 — MASSRASSTATKTKAPDDLVAPVVKKPHIYYGSLEEKERERLAKGESGILGKEGLKAGIEAGNINITSGEVFEIEEHISERQAEVLAEFERRKRARQINVSTDDSEVKACLRALGEPITLFGEGPAERRERLRNILSVVGTDALKKTKKDDEKSKKSKEEYQQTWYHEGPNSLKVARLWIANYSLPRAMKRLEEARLHKEIPETTRTSQMQELHKSLRSLNNFCSQIGDDRPISYCHFSPNSKMLATACWSGLCKLWSVPDCSLLHTLRGHNTNVGAIVFHPKSTVSLDQKDVNLASCAADGSVKLWSLDSDEPVADIEGHTVRVARVMWHPSGRFLGTTCYDRSWRLWDLEAQEEILHQEGHSMGVYDIAFHQDGSLAGTGGLDAFGRVWDLRTGRCIMFLEGHLKEIYGINFSPNGYHIATGSGDNTCKVWDLRQRRCVYTIPAHQNLVTGVKFEPIHGDFLLTGAYDNTAKIWTHPGWSPLKTLAGHEGKVMGLDISSDGQLIATCSYDRTFKLWMAE; from the exons ATGGCCTCCTCACGAGCCTCTTCCACG GCAACTAAAACTAAAGCACCTGATGATTTAGTTGCTCCTGTTGTGAAGAAACCACACATCTATTATGGAAgcttggaagagaaagagagggaacgTCTGGCCAAAGGAGAGTCTGGGATTTTGGGAAAAGAAGGACTCAAAGCAGGCATTGAAGCTGGAAATATTAATATAACCTCCG GGGAAGTATTTGAAATTGAGGAGCACATCAGTGAGCGGCAGGCAGAAGTCTTGGCAGAgtttgaaagaagaaagagagcccGGCAAATCAATGTTTCCACGGATGACTCAGAGGTCAAGGCTTGCCTTCGAGCCTTGGGAGAACCTATCACACTTTTTGGAGAAGGCCCTGCTGAACGAAGAGAAAG GTTAAGAAATATTCTCTCAGTGGTTGGAACTGATGccttaaaaaagacaaaaaaagatgaTGAGAAATCTAAGAAGTCAAAAGAAGAG TATCAGCAAACCTGGTACCATGAAGGGCCAAATAGCCTAAAGGTGGCCAGACTGTGGATTGCTAATTATTCACTCCCCAG GGCAATGAAACGCTTGGAGGAGGCCCGTCTCCATAAGGAGATTCCTGAGACAACCAGAACCTCCCAGATGCAAGAGCTGCATAAATCTCTCCGG tcttTGAATAATTTCTGCAGTCAGATTGGAGATGATCGGCCAATCTCCTATTGTCACTTTAGTCCCAATTCTAAAATGCTAGCCACAGCTTGTTG GAGTGGGCTTTGCAAGCTCTGGTCTGTCCCTGACTGCAGCCTCCTTCACACTCTTCGAG GCCATAACACAAATGTAGGAGCAATTGTGTTCCATCCTAAATCTACTGTCTCATTGGACCAAAAGGATGTCAACTTGGCTTCTTGTGCTGCTGATGgttctgtgaagctttggagtcTGGACAG TGATGAACCAGTGGCAGATATTGAAGGCCATACGGTTCGTGTGGCTCGGGTAATGTGGCATCCATCAGGGCGTTTCCTGGGCACGACCTG ttacgACCGTTCATGGCGCTTATGGGATTTAGAGGCTCAAGAGGAGATCCTGCATCAGGAAGGCCACAGCATGGGTGTGTATGACATTGCCTTCCATCAAGATGGCTCTTTGGCTGGCACTGG GGGACTGGATGCATTTGGTCGAGTTTGGGACCTACGCACAGGACGTTGCATTATGTTCCTAGAAGGCCACCTGAAGGAAATCTATGGGATAAATTTCTCCCCCAATGG CTACCACATTGCAACTGGCAGTGGTGACAACACCTGCAAAGTGTGGGACCTTCGACAACGACGTTGTGTCTACACCATCCCTGCTCATCAGAACTTAGTGACCGGTGTCAAGTTTGAGC CTATCCATGGAGACTTCTTGCTCACAGGTGCCTATGATAACACAGCCAAGATCTGGACCCACCCAGGCTGGTCCCCATTGAAGACTTTGGCTGGTCATGAGGGCAAAGTAATGGGCCTAGACATTTCTTCTGATGGGCAACTCATAGCCACTTGCTCATATGACAGGACCTTCAAGCTCTGGATGGCAGAGTAG
- the Prpf4 gene encoding U4/U6 small nuclear ribonucleoprotein Prp4 isoform X2: protein MLSFVFDRSGLCKLWSVPDCSLLHTLRGHNTNVGAIVFHPKSTVSLDQKDVNLASCAADGSVKLWSLDSDEPVADIEGHTVRVARVMWHPSGRFLGTTCYDRSWRLWDLEAQEEILHQEGHSMGVYDIAFHQDGSLAGTGGLDAFGRVWDLRTGRCIMFLEGHLKEIYGINFSPNGYHIATGSGDNTCKVWDLRQRRCVYTIPAHQNLVTGVKFEPIHGDFLLTGAYDNTAKIWTHPGWSPLKTLAGHEGKVMGLDISSDGQLIATCSYDRTFKLWMAE, encoded by the exons ATGCTTTCCTTTGTGTTTGATAGGAGTGGGCTTTGCAAGCTCTGGTCTGTCCCTGACTGCAGCCTCCTTCACACTCTTCGAG GCCATAACACAAATGTAGGAGCAATTGTGTTCCATCCTAAATCTACTGTCTCATTGGACCAAAAGGATGTCAACTTGGCTTCTTGTGCTGCTGATGgttctgtgaagctttggagtcTGGACAG TGATGAACCAGTGGCAGATATTGAAGGCCATACGGTTCGTGTGGCTCGGGTAATGTGGCATCCATCAGGGCGTTTCCTGGGCACGACCTG ttacgACCGTTCATGGCGCTTATGGGATTTAGAGGCTCAAGAGGAGATCCTGCATCAGGAAGGCCACAGCATGGGTGTGTATGACATTGCCTTCCATCAAGATGGCTCTTTGGCTGGCACTGG GGGACTGGATGCATTTGGTCGAGTTTGGGACCTACGCACAGGACGTTGCATTATGTTCCTAGAAGGCCACCTGAAGGAAATCTATGGGATAAATTTCTCCCCCAATGG CTACCACATTGCAACTGGCAGTGGTGACAACACCTGCAAAGTGTGGGACCTTCGACAACGACGTTGTGTCTACACCATCCCTGCTCATCAGAACTTAGTGACCGGTGTCAAGTTTGAGC CTATCCATGGAGACTTCTTGCTCACAGGTGCCTATGATAACACAGCCAAGATCTGGACCCACCCAGGCTGGTCCCCATTGAAGACTTTGGCTGGTCATGAGGGCAAAGTAATGGGCCTAGACATTTCTTCTGATGGGCAACTCATAGCCACTTGCTCATATGACAGGACCTTCAAGCTCTGGATGGCAGAGTAG